The following coding sequences lie in one Pseudomonas sp. B33.4 genomic window:
- the phnE gene encoding phosphonate ABC transporter, permease protein PhnE, which produces MSSQNYQWVGDRPRGPRGWLTTAGIVLIVLWTLNWSAQGAQLSLGELAAGLPQIGDFLSRTFPPDLSILPRLLAPAVETLQIAIWGTLLGVLLAIPLSFLAARNLSRNRWVFHATRQALNFTRSINELILALIFVSAVGLGPFPGVLALALHGLGMLGKFFAESIEEIDQGPIEALQATGARPLQVIVFGVLPQVITAWIAVILYRFEVNLRSATVLGMVGAGGLGFELVSNLKLFKYQETATCIIVITFMVIVADAISSRLRAAIQSGSAH; this is translated from the coding sequence ATGTCATCGCAAAACTATCAGTGGGTCGGCGACCGGCCCCGTGGCCCACGTGGCTGGCTGACCACTGCCGGCATCGTCCTGATTGTGCTGTGGACGCTGAACTGGAGCGCCCAAGGCGCGCAGCTCAGCCTCGGTGAACTGGCAGCGGGATTGCCGCAGATCGGTGATTTCCTTTCGCGCACCTTCCCACCGGATCTGAGCATTCTTCCGCGTCTGCTCGCGCCAGCGGTGGAAACCTTGCAGATCGCCATTTGGGGCACCCTGCTCGGCGTGTTGCTGGCGATTCCGCTGTCCTTCCTCGCCGCGCGCAATCTGAGCCGCAATCGCTGGGTGTTTCACGCCACCCGTCAGGCGCTGAATTTCACCCGCAGCATCAACGAACTGATCCTCGCGCTGATTTTCGTCTCGGCGGTCGGGCTCGGGCCGTTCCCCGGTGTCCTGGCGCTGGCGCTGCATGGCCTGGGCATGCTCGGCAAGTTCTTCGCCGAGAGCATCGAAGAGATCGACCAGGGCCCGATTGAAGCGCTGCAAGCGACCGGGGCGCGACCGTTGCAGGTCATCGTGTTTGGCGTCCTGCCACAGGTCATCACGGCGTGGATTGCCGTGATTCTCTATCGCTTCGAGGTCAATCTGCGCTCGGCCACGGTGCTGGGAATGGTCGGCGCCGGCGGCTTGGGTTTCGAACTGGTGAGCAACCTGAAGTTGTTCAAATACCAGGAAACCGCGACTTGCATCATCGTCATCACCTTCATGGTGATCGTCGCAGACGCCATCTCCAGTCGCCTGCGCGCGGCGATCCAGAGCGGTTCGGCACACTGA
- the phnX gene encoding phosphonoacetaldehyde hydrolase: MQYKNPTHLQAAILDWAGTVVDFGSFAPTQIFVEAFAEFGVKVSLEEARGPMGMGKWDHIRTLCNLPQIAERYRAAFDRLPSDDDVTAIYERFMPLQIEKIALHSALIPGALEAIAALRNKGLKIGSCSGYPAVVMAKVVELARENGYIADHVVATDEVPNGRPHPAQALANVIALGIDDVAACVKVDDTWPGILEGRAAGMWTVALTCSGNALGLTYEQYKALPLDRLAEERARIGKMFAPSRPHYLIDTIAELPEVIEHINARLARGETPQSC; this comes from the coding sequence ATGCAGTATAAAAACCCGACTCACCTGCAAGCCGCGATCCTTGACTGGGCCGGCACCGTTGTCGATTTCGGCTCGTTTGCGCCGACGCAGATTTTCGTCGAGGCCTTTGCCGAGTTTGGCGTCAAGGTATCGCTGGAAGAAGCGCGCGGGCCGATGGGCATGGGCAAGTGGGATCACATTCGCACGCTGTGCAACCTGCCGCAGATTGCTGAACGCTATCGTGCAGCGTTTGATCGCTTGCCGAGTGACGACGATGTCACGGCAATCTACGAGCGCTTCATGCCGTTGCAGATCGAGAAAATAGCCCTGCATTCGGCGTTGATCCCCGGCGCGCTCGAGGCGATTGCGGCGTTGCGCAACAAGGGTCTGAAAATCGGTTCGTGCTCCGGTTATCCGGCGGTGGTGATGGCCAAAGTTGTCGAACTGGCGCGGGAAAATGGCTACATCGCCGACCATGTCGTCGCCACCGATGAAGTCCCCAATGGCCGGCCGCATCCGGCGCAGGCGCTGGCTAACGTGATTGCTTTGGGCATCGATGACGTGGCGGCCTGCGTCAAGGTCGACGACACCTGGCCGGGGATTCTCGAAGGGCGCGCCGCCGGCATGTGGACAGTGGCGTTGACCTGCTCCGGCAACGCACTGGGCCTGACCTATGAGCAATACAAGGCGTTGCCGTTGGATCGACTGGCGGAAGAACGCGCGCGGATCGGCAAGATGTTCGCGCCTTCGCGTCCGCATTATCTGATCGACACCATCGCCGAGTTGCCCGAGGTAATCGAACACATCAATGCGCGTCTGGCCCGAGGCGAAACTCCTCAGTCCTGCTAA
- the phnC gene encoding phosphonate ABC transporter ATP-binding protein, translated as MISIRQLTKHYGSNPVLRGIDLEVAAGEFVVVLGQSGAGKSTLLRCINRLAQADSGTLNVAGIDALACPDTSVLRREVAMIFQHHNVVPRLSVLKNVLTGRLGSVGTLASILQLFRRDDVALAMQCLERVELAHKAGERTDSLSGGQKQRVGIARALAQRPQVILADEPIASLDPKTARLVLQYLRDATRELGITVLCNLHQVEYAREFGDRVVGLAHGNLVFDGKASSMTEADLARIYPGQLADSSADIPTPTLSYRAASRA; from the coding sequence ATGATCAGCATCCGCCAACTGACCAAACACTACGGCAGCAACCCGGTGTTGCGCGGCATCGACCTTGAAGTCGCTGCGGGCGAATTCGTCGTCGTGCTCGGTCAGTCCGGCGCCGGCAAATCGACCTTGCTGCGTTGCATCAACCGCTTGGCCCAAGCTGACAGCGGCACGTTGAACGTCGCCGGTATCGACGCCCTCGCCTGCCCCGACACCAGCGTCCTGCGCCGTGAAGTCGCGATGATTTTTCAGCACCACAACGTCGTACCACGCCTGAGCGTGTTGAAGAATGTGCTGACCGGTCGCCTCGGTTCCGTCGGCACCCTCGCCTCCATTCTGCAACTGTTCCGCCGTGACGATGTGGCGCTGGCGATGCAATGCCTGGAGCGCGTCGAACTGGCGCACAAGGCTGGTGAGCGTACCGATTCGTTGTCTGGCGGACAAAAACAGCGCGTCGGCATTGCCCGCGCTCTGGCGCAACGGCCGCAGGTGATTCTGGCCGATGAACCGATCGCCAGCCTCGACCCGAAAACCGCGCGCCTGGTGTTGCAGTACCTGCGCGATGCCACTCGCGAACTGGGCATCACCGTGCTGTGCAATCTGCATCAGGTCGAATACGCCCGTGAGTTTGGCGACCGCGTGGTCGGCCTTGCTCACGGCAATCTGGTGTTCGATGGCAAAGCTTCAAGCATGACCGAAGCGGATCTGGCGCGAATCTATCCGGGGCAATTAGCGGACTCCTCCGCCGACATCCCGACGCCCACCCTGTCCTACCGCGCTGCCTCGAGGGCCTGA
- the map gene encoding type I methionyl aminopeptidase — protein sequence MRNQIKINTPADIAQSRAAGKLAAEVLAMLVPHVKAGVTTDQLDQLCNDYIVNVQKAVPANVGYHGFPKTVCASVNDVVCHGIPSGTPLKDGDIVNLDIAVIKDGWFGDTSRMYVVGEATPEAQHLIKTTYDAMCAGIRVVKPGATLGDIGHAIQTLAEKEGFSVVREYCGHGIGKVYHDEPQILHYGFPNQGMKLKAGMIFTVEPMLNAGKRHVKNMPDGWTVLTKDGSLSAQWEHMVAVTETGFEILTAWPDQIEGYSPIT from the coding sequence ATGAGAAACCAGATCAAGATCAACACCCCTGCCGACATCGCGCAATCGCGCGCCGCCGGCAAACTCGCGGCTGAAGTGCTGGCGATGTTGGTGCCGCACGTCAAGGCCGGCGTCACCACTGATCAGCTCGATCAACTGTGCAACGACTACATCGTCAATGTGCAAAAAGCAGTGCCGGCCAACGTCGGTTATCACGGCTTTCCGAAAACCGTCTGCGCCTCGGTCAATGATGTGGTCTGTCACGGCATTCCGTCGGGCACGCCGTTGAAGGATGGCGATATCGTCAATCTCGATATCGCGGTGATCAAGGACGGCTGGTTCGGCGACACCAGCCGCATGTACGTGGTCGGTGAGGCTACGCCTGAGGCGCAGCATCTGATCAAGACTACCTATGACGCCATGTGCGCGGGGATTCGCGTGGTCAAGCCGGGCGCCACCTTGGGCGATATCGGCCACGCGATCCAGACGTTGGCGGAAAAGGAAGGCTTCAGCGTCGTGCGTGAGTATTGCGGGCACGGGATCGGCAAGGTCTATCACGATGAACCGCAAATCCTGCATTACGGCTTTCCCAATCAAGGCATGAAGTTGAAGGCGGGGATGATTTTTACCGTGGAGCCGATGCTCAATGCCGGTAAACGTCATGTGAAGAACATGCCCGATGGCTGGACGGTGCTGACCAAGGATGGCTCGTTGTCGGCGCAGTGGGAGCATATGGTGGCGGTGAC
- the phnD gene encoding phosphonate ABC transporter substrate-binding protein, giving the protein MKTIKQFLRVASLAVLALSASQVWAKDKLTIGLIPSEDSQAMIESSKQVLDDLQAKIGMPVVPFVATDYNGIIEALRSGKLDVAYLGPFSYVLATSVADVEAFSVAVTKKTGQSAYKSVILARKDSGIHTLADLKGHTFAFVDPSSASGHLFPKAGLEQAGFAPDTLFKRVIFSGSHDASILAVENKKVDAAAVADRIFASAVAKGVVKQDDFEIVWSSKPIPESPMVWRKALDPELKKKIADALASIKDVPWGDQGVLNGFQPTTDASYDVVRETAKVLDLDLRSMK; this is encoded by the coding sequence ATGAAAACAATCAAACAGTTTCTGCGTGTCGCCAGCCTTGCCGTACTTGCCCTGAGTGCCAGCCAGGTCTGGGCCAAGGACAAACTGACCATTGGCCTGATCCCCTCCGAAGACTCCCAGGCAATGATCGAATCGAGCAAACAGGTACTCGACGACCTGCAAGCCAAAATCGGCATGCCGGTGGTGCCGTTCGTGGCCACCGACTACAACGGCATCATCGAAGCGCTGCGCTCGGGCAAACTCGACGTCGCCTATCTCGGGCCGTTCTCCTACGTGCTGGCGACCTCGGTGGCGGATGTCGAAGCGTTCTCGGTGGCGGTGACCAAGAAGACCGGCCAGAGCGCGTACAAAAGCGTGATTCTGGCGCGCAAGGACAGCGGCATTCATACGCTGGCCGACCTCAAGGGTCATACATTCGCGTTCGTCGACCCGAGTTCGGCCTCCGGTCATCTGTTCCCGAAAGCAGGCCTGGAGCAGGCAGGATTTGCGCCGGATACACTGTTCAAACGAGTGATATTTTCGGGGTCCCACGACGCCAGCATCCTTGCGGTCGAGAACAAGAAAGTCGATGCCGCCGCTGTCGCCGACCGCATCTTCGCCAGCGCCGTGGCCAAAGGTGTGGTCAAGCAGGATGACTTTGAAATCGTCTGGAGTTCCAAGCCGATCCCCGAATCGCCGATGGTCTGGCGCAAGGCACTCGACCCGGAGTTGAAGAAGAAAATCGCCGACGCGCTGGCTTCAATCAAGGACGTGCCGTGGGGTGATCAGGGCGTGCTCAATGGCTTCCAGCCCACCACCGATGCGTCCTATGACGTGGTGCGTGAAACCGCCAAGGTGCTCGATCTCGATTTGCGGAGCATGAAATGA
- a CDS encoding LysR substrate-binding domain-containing protein, whose amino-acid sequence MSSAKLRAFLAVARHGSFSAGARASGLSQPTLTTQVQALERQHNVELFHRRGRRIELSDVGRQLLPIAQRLALLELEAHNLLRDSGRLDSGQLKVGAVGPFHVIEMVDSYLQQHPNIDVSIRVGNSAQVLSDLENYVTDIAVLAGRQDDPALCAVRYARHAIILFAHHEHPLANRGSVRLDELEGQRLLQREPGSTTRLVLEQALNAAQVKPRIAMEIGSREALREAVVRGLGLGVVSEAEFIADPNIRTIRIDGEELFTETYLYCLAERRSSRLISSFFDAALG is encoded by the coding sequence ATGTCGAGCGCCAAATTGCGGGCCTTTCTCGCCGTTGCCCGTCACGGCAGTTTCAGTGCTGGTGCGCGGGCGTCGGGGCTCAGCCAACCGACGCTGACCACGCAAGTACAAGCCTTGGAACGCCAGCACAATGTTGAGCTGTTCCATCGGCGCGGGCGGCGGATCGAGCTTTCCGATGTAGGGCGGCAGTTGCTGCCTATCGCACAACGGCTTGCCTTGCTGGAGCTGGAGGCGCACAACCTGCTGCGCGATTCCGGGCGGCTCGACAGTGGCCAGCTCAAGGTTGGTGCGGTGGGGCCGTTTCATGTGATCGAGATGGTCGACAGCTATTTGCAACAGCATCCGAATATCGACGTGTCGATTCGCGTCGGCAACTCGGCGCAAGTGCTGTCGGATCTGGAAAACTATGTGACCGACATAGCCGTTCTAGCCGGGCGTCAGGATGATCCGGCGTTGTGCGCAGTGCGTTATGCGCGCCACGCGATCATCCTGTTTGCCCATCATGAGCATCCGCTGGCCAATCGCGGCAGCGTGCGGTTGGATGAATTGGAAGGGCAGCGGCTTCTACAACGTGAGCCCGGTTCCACCACGCGGCTGGTGCTGGAGCAGGCGCTGAATGCGGCGCAGGTGAAACCGCGCATCGCCATGGAAATCGGCAGTCGTGAGGCGTTGCGGGAAGCGGTGGTGCGTGGGTTGGGGCTGGGTGTGGTGTCGGAAGCGGAGTTCATTGCCGACCCGAACATCCGCACGATCAGAATCGATGGCGAAGAACTGTTTACCGAGACGTACCTGTACTGTTTGGCCGAGCGGCGTTCCAGTCGGCTCATTTCGTCGTTTTTTGATGCGGCGCTCGGCTGA
- the psrA gene encoding iron-containing alcohol dehydrogenase PsrA — protein MTARFQNPVDTRFGWGSLQDLTALTEQQTVALVTFPEARGLGLVDRLQALLGERLVYVFEDVQPNPDVAHLRSTYEHFWQHAGDCDVVLAVGGGSAIDTAKALIVGTESGRFDELLSLLSSGKPFTPARCKQLIAAPTTAGTGSEVTPWATIWDSASQKKYSLHLDCTWPRVAIIDPQLMLTVPAGVTVSTGLDALSHALEAIWNVNANPVSDTFAISAIEDILECLPHLQKDLSSQELRTRMALAALKAGLAFSNTKTALAHSISYEMTLRHGLPHGIACSFTLPLVLGLAWGHDATRDRILQRVFGDDLLSAQQQLREFLHSLGVKTEFADYGVSAKDAEDIIHLAMQGARGKNFIGSQAA, from the coding sequence ATGACTGCCCGCTTCCAGAACCCCGTCGATACCCGTTTCGGCTGGGGCAGCCTGCAAGACCTCACCGCCCTCACCGAACAGCAAACCGTGGCCCTCGTCACCTTCCCTGAGGCCCGTGGCCTGGGGCTGGTCGATCGCCTGCAAGCCTTGCTCGGTGAGCGCCTGGTCTACGTGTTCGAAGACGTTCAGCCCAACCCGGATGTCGCCCACCTGCGCAGCACTTACGAGCACTTCTGGCAGCACGCCGGCGACTGTGACGTGGTCCTCGCCGTGGGCGGCGGCAGCGCCATCGATACCGCCAAGGCGTTGATCGTCGGCACCGAATCCGGCCGTTTCGATGAACTGTTGAGCCTGCTGTCCAGCGGCAAACCGTTCACCCCGGCCCGTTGCAAACAACTGATCGCCGCACCAACCACCGCCGGCACCGGCAGCGAAGTCACCCCGTGGGCGACGATCTGGGACAGCGCCAGCCAGAAGAAATATTCGCTGCACCTAGACTGCACCTGGCCACGGGTGGCGATCATTGACCCGCAACTGATGCTCACCGTACCGGCCGGCGTGACCGTTTCCACCGGTCTCGATGCGCTGTCCCATGCGTTGGAAGCGATCTGGAACGTCAACGCCAACCCGGTCTCCGACACTTTCGCCATTTCTGCGATTGAAGACATTCTCGAATGCCTGCCGCATCTGCAGAAAGACCTGTCGAGCCAAGAGTTGCGCACGCGCATGGCACTAGCCGCACTCAAGGCCGGGCTGGCGTTTTCCAACACCAAAACCGCGCTGGCACACTCGATTTCTTATGAGATGACCTTGCGCCATGGCTTGCCTCACGGCATCGCCTGCTCCTTCACCCTGCCGTTGGTGCTCGGCCTCGCCTGGGGTCATGACGCAACCCGTGACCGCATCCTGCAACGGGTATTCGGCGATGATCTGCTCAGCGCACAACAGCAGTTGCGCGAGTTCCTGCACAGCCTTGGGGTGAAGACCGAATTTGCCGATTACGGCGTCTCGGCCAAGGACGCCGAAGACATCATCCACCTCGCGATGCAGGGCGCACGCGGCAAGAATTTCATCGGTTCGCAAGCTGCCTGA
- a CDS encoding LysR substrate-binding domain-containing protein produces the protein MYQYHKWLRSFHAVAKTGSFTLAAEYLSVGQPTVSEQVNALEKTFSVELFHRRGRYIEMSSAGHKLYAITQGLFGQEDEAVQLLQSFKQRKNGMLRLGAVSPPIAMNLTYELMQRHPDIELETSFSSEKDTLARLFNFDIDVAILALSEFDERFHTRLYHRYPIIAVVRDDHPWASQAQVNISEISREKWVMREQSARTRQLVEESCKRLDIDLNRVMQLNSREAIVHAIVKGIGIGFVSAVEYAETPGTTPITFVDHPFFIEYHLCCLGIRRNRPVIAELFDSNPPLT, from the coding sequence ATGTACCAGTATCACAAGTGGTTGCGTTCGTTTCATGCGGTGGCGAAAACCGGCAGTTTCACCCTCGCGGCAGAGTACCTCAGCGTCGGTCAGCCGACCGTCAGCGAGCAGGTCAACGCGCTGGAGAAAACTTTCTCGGTCGAGCTGTTCCATCGGCGCGGGCGCTACATCGAGATGAGTTCCGCCGGGCACAAGCTCTACGCAATCACTCAAGGTTTGTTCGGCCAGGAGGACGAAGCGGTGCAACTGCTGCAGAGTTTCAAGCAACGCAAGAACGGCATGCTGCGGCTCGGCGCGGTGTCGCCGCCGATTGCGATGAACCTGACCTATGAGCTGATGCAGCGCCACCCGGATATCGAACTGGAAACTTCGTTTTCTTCGGAAAAGGACACCCTGGCGCGGTTGTTCAACTTTGATATCGACGTAGCGATCCTGGCCTTGTCGGAATTCGATGAGCGCTTCCACACGCGGCTGTATCACCGTTATCCAATCATCGCCGTGGTGCGCGATGATCATCCGTGGGCCAGTCAGGCGCAGGTTAACATCAGCGAAATCAGCCGCGAGAAATGGGTGATGCGCGAGCAAAGTGCGCGCACCCGGCAACTGGTGGAAGAAAGCTGCAAGCGCCTCGACATCGACCTCAACCGCGTCATGCAACTCAACAGTCGCGAAGCCATCGTGCACGCGATCGTCAAAGGCATCGGCATCGGTTTTGTCTCGGCGGTCGAGTACGCCGAAACCCCGGGCACCACGCCGATCACCTTTGTCGATCACCCGTTTTTCATCGAATACCACCTGTGCTGCCTCGGCATCCGCCGGAACCGACCGGTGATTGCCGAACTGTTTGATTCGAATCCACCGCTGACCTGA
- a CDS encoding ParD-like family protein, whose translation MGIVKISEDMHENLRISSNALSRSINAQAEHWMRIGMLAELHPNLDHSAICRLLIRAEQNGGLDLQQLTQEAVSA comes from the coding sequence ATGGGCATCGTAAAGATTTCAGAGGACATGCACGAGAACCTGCGGATCTCCAGCAACGCCCTCAGCCGCTCGATCAACGCGCAGGCCGAGCACTGGATGCGCATCGGCATGCTCGCCGAACTGCACCCCAACCTCGACCACAGCGCCATTTGCCGCTTGCTGATCCGCGCCGAACAGAATGGCGGGCTGGATCTGCAACAACTGACTCAGGAAGCCGTCAGCGCATGA
- a CDS encoding MFS transporter has protein sequence MNRAETMPGLAVRSASFRVAQWRMLLAAMFCYLFFYTGRQTFGFAIPGIQAEFGLSKETLGWASAAMLWAYAIGQAINGNLADKFGGRRIMTLGAVLSCGANWVTSFASGFTSLILPWGVNGYFQALGWAPGGRLIANWWAAGERGKVYGFYTFAAGCASILSYVTSIVVLEVLQLEWRWIFRLPVLLMLAGGIIFYLVARERPQDLGFEPVGDTGVANADDKHQEAAHGEVETSAQRYKAVLKNPRLLIAALSLGFQNAARYGLIVWVPVHFLGADWKSGDGMIDPKWITVALPVGMAVGALSNGWVSDKLFGSKRYLAIMLYMFLGAATSLWMWSLPPHSVIGLVALFLCGFFVYGPASSFWALCPDLVGAKRAGTATGIMNFSSYLFAGLAEPLIGRLLDTTANTSLIFIVVTSACLCSAAVALFIRR, from the coding sequence ATGAATCGTGCCGAAACAATGCCTGGTCTCGCCGTACGTTCTGCCTCGTTCCGGGTCGCGCAGTGGCGCATGCTGCTGGCGGCGATGTTCTGTTACCTGTTTTTCTACACCGGGCGGCAGACCTTCGGTTTTGCCATTCCGGGGATTCAGGCTGAATTTGGCTTGAGCAAGGAAACCCTCGGCTGGGCCTCTGCGGCGATGCTCTGGGCCTACGCCATTGGCCAGGCCATCAACGGCAACCTCGCCGATAAATTTGGTGGCCGGCGCATCATGACGCTGGGTGCGGTGTTGTCCTGCGGTGCCAACTGGGTGACCAGTTTTGCCAGCGGTTTCACCAGCCTGATTCTGCCGTGGGGCGTCAACGGTTACTTTCAGGCCTTGGGCTGGGCGCCGGGCGGTCGACTGATTGCCAATTGGTGGGCGGCCGGCGAGCGCGGCAAGGTCTATGGCTTCTACACCTTCGCCGCCGGTTGCGCGTCGATTCTGTCGTACGTCACCTCTATCGTCGTGCTCGAAGTGCTGCAACTGGAATGGCGCTGGATATTCCGTTTGCCGGTGCTGCTGATGCTCGCCGGCGGGATCATTTTCTATCTGGTTGCCCGCGAACGGCCGCAGGATCTAGGCTTCGAACCGGTAGGTGATACTGGCGTGGCCAACGCTGACGACAAACATCAGGAAGCCGCCCATGGCGAAGTCGAGACCTCGGCACAACGCTATAAAGCCGTGTTGAAGAATCCGCGCCTGCTGATCGCCGCGCTGTCACTGGGCTTTCAGAACGCGGCGCGCTACGGCTTGATCGTCTGGGTGCCGGTGCACTTTCTCGGCGCCGACTGGAAAAGCGGTGACGGCATGATCGATCCGAAGTGGATCACCGTCGCCCTCCCCGTCGGCATGGCGGTCGGCGCGTTGAGCAACGGCTGGGTGTCGGACAAGCTGTTCGGCTCCAAGCGCTATCTGGCAATCATGCTTTATATGTTCCTCGGCGCCGCGACCAGTCTGTGGATGTGGAGCCTGCCGCCGCACAGCGTGATCGGCCTGGTCGCGTTGTTCCTTTGCGGCTTCTTCGTCTACGGCCCGGCCTCGAGTTTCTGGGCGCTTTGTCCGGATCTGGTCGGTGCCAAACGCGCCGGCACCGCAACCGGGATCATGAACTTTTCGTCCTATCTGTTTGCCGGCCTCGCCGAGCCTTTGATCGGTCGTTTGCTTGACACCACGGCAAACACGTCTCTCATCTTCATAGTGGTCACCAGCGCCTGCCTGTGCAGCGCGGCCGTGGCATTGTTCATCCGACGCTGA